A region of Granulicella aggregans DNA encodes the following proteins:
- a CDS encoding gluconokinase — protein sequence MIVVVMGVSGSGKSTIGNLLAERTGAIFADADDYHPAANKAKMAAGHPLNDADRQPWLETLNALLREWHGGGTSGVLACSALKDTYRHTLAAGMPPGTVTFCLLDLPRELLQQRLAARHHEFMTPALLDSQLATLESPNDALVVKNDRDPEAVVAEIIQRIQSTK from the coding sequence ATGATTGTTGTCGTTATGGGAGTAAGCGGTTCGGGCAAGTCAACGATCGGCAATCTGCTCGCCGAGCGCACCGGCGCGATCTTTGCCGATGCCGACGACTATCATCCTGCTGCGAACAAGGCCAAGATGGCCGCTGGACATCCGCTGAACGATGCCGACCGCCAACCGTGGCTCGAAACGCTCAACGCGCTGTTGCGCGAATGGCACGGCGGCGGCACCAGCGGCGTGCTCGCGTGTTCCGCGCTGAAGGATACGTATCGTCACACGCTCGCCGCTGGCATGCCTCCAGGGACGGTGACCTTCTGCCTGCTCGATCTTCCCCGCGAACTGCTTCAGCAGCGCCTCGCCGCTCGCCATCATGAGTTCATGACACCCGCGCTGCTCGATAGCCAACTTGCCACGCTTGAATCGCCGAACGACGCGCTTGTCGTGAAGAACGATCGCGACCCCGAAGCAGTAGTCGCAGAGATCATCCAACGAATTCAGTCAACGAAGTAG
- a CDS encoding radical SAM protein → MAQTRDYLFYDTAVSICTTCYRRIDAKIVFEDNKVFMLKRCPEHGFERVLMADDIDYYRRCREVFIKPPEMPAHYNTPVKYGCPYDCGLCPDHEQHSCLSLIEICDACNLSCPICYAESGPHRTTYRSMEEIDAMLDAVVSNELQPDIVQISGGEPTIHPDFFAVLDAAKRRPIKHLMVNTNGIRIAQEEGFAERLATYMPEFELYLQFDSLRRDPLMQLRGADLRLIREKALEKLNRLNVSTTLVVTVERGLNDEEMGSIIEFALQQPCVRGVTFQPVQQAGRLQGYDPAVHRLTLSEVRRRILEQTSVFKPEDLIPVPCHPDSLAMAYAMKLEGKVVPLTGMIEPDVLINGGRNTIIYERDEAVRGQIFKLFSTNHSPQSQANTLRELLCCLPQVQAPQLGYNNLFRILIVAFIDAQSFDLRSIKKTCVHIAHPDGKRLIPFDTYNMFYRDGLEQTRLEPLRERALASM, encoded by the coding sequence ATGGCCCAAACCCGCGATTACCTCTTTTACGACACCGCCGTCTCCATCTGCACGACCTGCTATCGCCGCATCGACGCCAAGATCGTCTTCGAAGACAACAAGGTCTTCATGCTCAAACGATGCCCGGAGCACGGCTTCGAGCGCGTGCTGATGGCCGACGATATCGACTACTATCGACGCTGCCGCGAGGTCTTCATCAAGCCGCCCGAGATGCCCGCGCACTACAACACGCCGGTGAAGTACGGTTGCCCCTACGACTGCGGCCTATGCCCCGACCACGAGCAGCATTCGTGCCTGTCGCTGATCGAGATTTGCGACGCCTGCAACCTGAGTTGCCCCATCTGCTATGCGGAGAGCGGACCGCACCGCACGACCTATCGTTCCATGGAAGAGATTGATGCGATGCTCGACGCCGTCGTATCGAACGAGCTCCAGCCCGACATCGTGCAGATCTCAGGCGGCGAGCCGACGATTCATCCGGACTTCTTTGCTGTCCTCGACGCGGCCAAGCGACGCCCGATCAAGCACCTGATGGTCAACACGAACGGAATCCGCATCGCGCAGGAAGAGGGCTTCGCCGAGCGACTGGCAACCTACATGCCGGAGTTTGAGCTTTATCTGCAGTTCGACTCGCTGCGGCGCGATCCGCTGATGCAGTTGCGCGGAGCAGACCTGCGTTTAATCCGCGAGAAGGCGCTGGAGAAGCTGAACCGCCTAAATGTGTCGACCACGCTCGTCGTCACCGTCGAACGCGGCTTGAACGACGAAGAGATGGGCAGCATCATTGAGTTTGCTCTGCAGCAGCCATGTGTTCGCGGGGTCACCTTCCAACCCGTACAGCAGGCTGGACGACTACAGGGGTACGATCCGGCGGTGCATCGGTTGACGCTGAGCGAGGTCCGTCGACGCATCCTCGAACAGACGAGCGTCTTCAAGCCCGAGGACCTGATCCCTGTGCCCTGCCATCCGGACTCGCTGGCGATGGCGTATGCGATGAAGCTCGAAGGCAAGGTAGTGCCGCTTACCGGCATGATCGAGCCCGATGTACTGATCAATGGCGGCCGAAACACCATCATCTACGAGCGCGATGAGGCGGTTCGCGGCCAGATCTTCAAGCTCTTCTCCACGAACCATTCGCCACAGTCGCAGGCCAACACGCTGCGCGAGCTGCTCTGCTGCCTGCCGCAGGTGCAGGCACCGCAGCTTGGCTACAACAACCTCTTCCGCATCCTGATCGTCGCATTCATCGATGCGCAGAGCTTCGATCTGCGCTCGATCAAGAAGACCTGCGTCCACATCGCCCACCCCGATGGCAAGCGGCTGATTCCGTTCGACACGTACAACATGTTCTATCGGGATGGGCTTGAACAGACGCGGCTCGAACCGCTGCGGGAGCGGGCACTTGCTTCGATGTAG
- a CDS encoding prolipoprotein diacylglyceryl transferase — translation MPNIFHPELHPLFETLGYVGGYALYRRERHQQGDALTEDKRWVVIAAAAIGALVGSRALGLLEQAPRMGLHWADVLRPGGKTIVGGLLGGWIAVEVAKRFSGIRSRTGDLFAIPLCVGIAIGRIGCFLAGLADDTYGKATTLPWGVDFGDGVRRHPTQLYELLFLVALGWLLWRWNAKPHVNGRIFRAFMAAYLTWRLAIDFLKPQPLVHGMNWIQWACVAGLVILVVGEMYPTREVVDA, via the coding sequence TTGCCTAACATCTTTCATCCGGAGCTGCACCCGTTGTTCGAGACGCTGGGCTACGTGGGCGGATATGCGCTCTACCGCCGAGAGCGCCACCAGCAGGGCGATGCGCTCACCGAAGACAAGCGCTGGGTGGTGATCGCCGCAGCGGCGATTGGCGCGCTGGTCGGCAGCAGGGCGCTGGGGCTGCTGGAGCAGGCTCCACGGATGGGGCTGCACTGGGCGGACGTGCTGCGGCCGGGCGGCAAGACGATCGTCGGCGGTCTGCTGGGCGGGTGGATCGCGGTCGAGGTCGCAAAGCGTTTTTCGGGCATTCGGTCGCGCACGGGTGACCTGTTTGCGATCCCGTTATGCGTAGGCATCGCGATTGGGCGAATCGGCTGCTTTCTTGCCGGGCTGGCGGATGACACTTACGGGAAAGCCACAACGCTGCCATGGGGCGTGGACTTTGGCGATGGAGTGCGCAGGCATCCGACGCAGCTTTATGAGCTTCTGTTTCTGGTGGCGCTAGGGTGGTTGCTTTGGCGTTGGAACGCGAAGCCGCATGTAAATGGGAGGATCTTTCGCGCCTTCATGGCGGCGTATCTCACGTGGCGATTGGCGATTGATTTTCTGAAGCCGCAACCACTGGTGCACGGAATGAACTGGATTCAATGGGCTTGCGTGGCTGGCCTTGTCATACTCGTTGTCGGAGAGATGTATCCAACACGCGAGGTGGTCGATGCCTGA
- a CDS encoding type II toxin-antitoxin system Phd/YefM family antitoxin, whose translation METVNMHEAKTHLSRLVEKAVKGEPFIIARAGKPLVKVTAIDEDPKAKAIKRIGFLDGQCKVPDDFDTMGQAEIEEMFYGKQD comes from the coding sequence ATGGAAACCGTGAATATGCATGAGGCGAAGACGCACCTTTCGAGGCTGGTGGAGAAGGCCGTGAAGGGTGAGCCGTTCATCATCGCGCGCGCGGGCAAGCCGCTGGTGAAGGTGACGGCGATCGACGAAGATCCAAAGGCAAAGGCGATAAAGCGGATTGGATTTCTCGATGGCCAATGCAAGGTGCCGGACGACTTCGACACGATGGGCCAGGCAGAGATTGAAGAGATGTTCTATGGGAAACAAGATTGA
- a CDS encoding OsmC family protein — translation MMVAIQVEYQGDLHCKAVHGPSHTELTTDAPKDNQGRGESFSPTDLVATALGSCILSVMGILARTLEVDITGATATVEKEMTTTAPRMIASLTVRVHIPHEISPENQAKFERAAHTCPVHKSLHPDVKAPIEFVWG, via the coding sequence ATGATGGTTGCGATTCAAGTCGAATATCAGGGAGACCTGCACTGTAAGGCAGTGCATGGTCCGTCTCATACAGAACTCACCACCGACGCTCCTAAAGACAATCAGGGGCGCGGCGAAAGCTTTTCTCCCACCGACCTTGTCGCGACTGCGCTCGGCAGTTGCATCCTCAGCGTGATGGGCATACTTGCGCGCACGCTGGAGGTTGACATTACCGGGGCGACCGCAACGGTCGAAAAGGAGATGACGACCACTGCGCCGAGGATGATCGCGAGCCTGACGGTCCGGGTTCATATCCCCCACGAGATCAGCCCCGAGAATCAGGCCAAGTTCGAGCGAGCAGCTCATACCTGCCCCGTCCACAAGAGTCTTCACCCGGACGTCAAGGCCCCCATCGAATTTGTCTGGGGTTAG
- the ychF gene encoding redox-regulated ATPase YchF, with amino-acid sequence MPLNCGIVGLPNVGKSTIFNALTSAKAQAANYPFCTIDPNTGVVTVPDERLAKIAALIQPKSLVPTTMEFIDIAGLVEGASKGEGLGNQFLGHIRATDAVCHVVRCFDDAEVIHVAGGVNPLHDIDIINTELLLADLDTVEKRFTKVERSAKATADQKIKAEHATLQKLLAVLNAGKPARTADLTDEERLIARDLFLITMKPQLYVANVDEAGLNDGNAYTKLVEERAQEEGAQVVSICGALESEIALLEPEERAEFLDAAGLKEPGLNRLIHSAYRLLDLITYFTAGVQEVRAWTIKRGTKAPGAAGVIHSDFEKGFIKADCYASDDLFLYGSEQAVKEKGLLRSEGKEYIVKDGDILFFKFNV; translated from the coding sequence ATGCCTCTGAACTGTGGAATTGTAGGTCTGCCGAACGTCGGCAAGAGCACCATCTTCAACGCACTCACCAGCGCCAAGGCCCAGGCCGCGAACTACCCCTTCTGCACGATCGACCCCAACACCGGCGTCGTCACGGTCCCGGATGAGCGGCTCGCGAAGATCGCCGCGCTGATCCAGCCTAAGAGCCTTGTTCCCACCACAATGGAGTTCATCGACATCGCCGGCCTGGTCGAAGGCGCGTCGAAGGGCGAAGGCCTCGGCAACCAGTTCCTCGGCCATATCCGCGCCACCGATGCGGTCTGCCACGTCGTCCGCTGCTTTGATGACGCCGAGGTGATCCACGTCGCCGGCGGCGTCAACCCGCTGCACGACATCGACATCATCAACACCGAACTCCTGCTGGCCGATCTCGACACCGTCGAGAAGCGTTTCACCAAGGTAGAGCGCTCCGCCAAGGCCACCGCCGACCAGAAGATCAAGGCTGAGCACGCGACGCTACAGAAGCTGCTTGCGGTGCTGAACGCGGGCAAACCAGCGCGCACTGCTGACCTCACCGACGAAGAACGCCTCATCGCTCGCGATCTATTCCTGATCACCATGAAGCCGCAGCTCTACGTCGCCAACGTTGACGAGGCCGGTCTCAATGACGGCAACGCCTACACGAAGCTCGTCGAGGAACGTGCCCAGGAAGAAGGCGCGCAGGTCGTCAGCATCTGCGGAGCGCTCGAGAGCGAGATTGCGCTGTTGGAGCCGGAGGAGCGGGCGGAGTTTCTTGATGCCGCCGGATTGAAGGAGCCGGGATTGAATCGGCTGATCCACTCGGCGTACCGGTTGCTGGATCTGATCACGTACTTCACGGCTGGCGTGCAGGAGGTTCGGGCGTGGACCATCAAACGCGGCACCAAGGCTCCGGGAGCGGCGGGCGTGATCCACTCGGACTTCGAGAAGGGCTTCATCAAGGCGGACTGCTATGCGTCGGATGATCTCTTCCTCTACGGCAGCGAGCAAGCCGTGAAAGAAAAGGGTCTACTGCGGTCGGAAGGTAAGGAGTACATCGTCAAGGACGGCGACATCCTCTTCTTCAAATTCAACGTGTAA
- a CDS encoding DUF2975 domain-containing protein yields MPEPKFFKNIGLKIIACCAAAAVLCLGLCQVGFYLERNIHDGAPGTLDTIGGIGFVLSIIGLFVGIVAAIAEAANSASKGDRP; encoded by the coding sequence ATGCCTGAACCGAAGTTCTTCAAGAACATTGGCTTGAAGATAATAGCCTGCTGCGCGGCAGCAGCCGTGCTGTGCCTCGGTTTGTGCCAAGTAGGTTTCTATCTTGAGCGCAATATCCACGACGGCGCTCCCGGCACTCTCGACACCATAGGAGGAATTGGCTTCGTACTGTCGATAATTGGCTTGTTCGTTGGCATAGTTGCAGCCATCGCAGAAGCCGCCAACTCGGCGTCGAAGGGAGATAGACCATGA
- a CDS encoding Uma2 family endonuclease, producing MATSTLVPLQVYLEADYRPDCDWIDGEVKERNAGEGQHSNIQVFFIGLFLQHKREWGIRVVSEQRVQVAPTRFRIPDVAVLSASGPFEAIVRVRPCCASKSFRAISG from the coding sequence ATGGCGACTTCTACGCTGGTTCCGTTACAGGTGTATCTCGAAGCTGACTATCGGCCCGATTGTGACTGGATCGACGGTGAGGTGAAGGAGCGCAACGCGGGCGAAGGGCAGCACTCGAACATACAGGTCTTCTTCATCGGCCTTTTTCTTCAGCACAAACGGGAGTGGGGGATTCGTGTTGTGTCGGAGCAGCGGGTACAGGTGGCTCCGACGCGGTTTCGCATTCCGGATGTAGCTGTTCTTAGCGCATCCGGGCCGTTCGAGGCGATCGTTCGGGTCCGCCCATGCTGTGCATCGAAATCCTTTCGCGCGATCAGCGGATGA
- a CDS encoding SDR family NAD(P)-dependent oxidoreductase codes for MGSTLFDLTGKSAVVIGGTSGIGLAMAVGLAEAGADVAATSRRQEQVDEAADAIEAHGVKSLRVPSDVSDRGSLEHLLTASLEAFGKVDILINCAGKIKRAPTVDFPEELWNDIMDTNVTGTLRACQIFGRQMLERGYGRIINIASLNTFVSLKEVTAYAASKAAVGALTKSLAVEWSSQGVTVNAIAPGVFRTALNAELLDKSERGKELKLRTPMGRFGKTEELVGSAIFLASEAAAFITGEILVVDGGFLASGVNQ; via the coding sequence ATGGGAAGTACCTTGTTCGATCTCACGGGTAAGTCGGCGGTCGTCATCGGCGGAACGTCAGGCATCGGCCTCGCCATGGCTGTTGGTCTTGCGGAAGCCGGGGCTGACGTTGCCGCCACCTCGCGGCGGCAGGAGCAGGTGGATGAAGCGGCGGATGCAATCGAAGCCCACGGTGTGAAGTCGCTGCGAGTACCCTCCGACGTCAGCGACCGCGGCTCCCTGGAGCATCTGCTCACAGCCTCGCTCGAGGCCTTCGGCAAGGTCGACATCCTCATCAACTGTGCCGGCAAGATCAAGCGCGCTCCGACTGTCGACTTCCCCGAAGAGCTATGGAACGACATCATGGACACGAACGTGACCGGTACGCTGCGCGCCTGCCAGATCTTTGGCCGTCAAATGCTGGAACGCGGCTACGGTCGCATCATCAACATTGCGTCTCTGAATACCTTCGTCAGCCTGAAGGAGGTCACCGCTTACGCCGCCTCGAAGGCCGCTGTAGGAGCGCTGACGAAATCGCTTGCCGTCGAGTGGAGTTCGCAGGGAGTGACGGTCAACGCCATCGCGCCGGGAGTCTTTCGCACAGCGCTCAACGCAGAGTTACTCGACAAAAGTGAGCGGGGCAAAGAACTGAAGTTGCGCACGCCGATGGGGCGATTCGGAAAGACAGAAGAGCTTGTGGGCTCCGCGATATTCCTGGCGAGCGAAGCCGCAGCCTTCATCACCGGCGAGATCCTGGTTGTCGACGGCGGCTTTCTGGCCAGCGGCGTCAACCAGTAG
- a CDS encoding tagaturonate epimerase family protein yields MSEALELPRFSIGVGDRFAHQAKAQLAACILALRAGVEVVPVWNKSNREHTIIGSEPGQTRAAADAAVAALGWTKPYFLDADHINLTTVPRFLAPCDFFTIDVADLIGKPAKEADVAAFLARHPELIGEVAIPGIAAPFHTDAAFVSGVANKFLAAVQHAGLIYRSLLENKGIGRFVPEISMDETDSPQTPVELLIILAAIADEKIAIQTIAPKFTGRFNKGVDYVGDVAQFAKEFEEDLAAIAFAIKTYGLPSNLKLSVHSGSDKFSIYKSIHAAVTKTGAGVHLKTAGTTWLEEIIGLAESGGDGLALAKEVYAEAHAHSAELCAPYATVIDIDPAALPLPSNVETWTSEQFTSALRHDQSNPAYNQSFRQLLHVGFKVAAKMGDRYLKTLEANEEIVAKNVTTNLFDRHIKPVFLGSKD; encoded by the coding sequence ATGTCCGAAGCTCTCGAGTTACCCCGCTTCTCCATTGGCGTTGGCGACCGTTTCGCCCATCAGGCAAAAGCACAACTGGCTGCCTGCATCCTCGCGCTTCGGGCCGGGGTTGAGGTCGTTCCGGTCTGGAACAAGTCCAACCGTGAGCACACCATCATTGGCTCCGAGCCAGGGCAGACCCGGGCCGCCGCCGATGCCGCCGTCGCAGCGCTGGGCTGGACGAAGCCCTACTTCCTCGACGCCGATCACATCAATCTCACGACGGTGCCGCGCTTCCTTGCGCCCTGTGACTTTTTCACCATCGATGTCGCCGACCTGATCGGCAAGCCTGCGAAGGAGGCCGATGTCGCTGCCTTCCTTGCCCGCCACCCGGAACTCATCGGCGAAGTCGCGATCCCCGGCATCGCCGCGCCCTTCCATACCGACGCCGCTTTCGTCTCCGGCGTAGCCAACAAGTTTCTCGCCGCGGTCCAGCACGCTGGCCTGATCTATCGCTCACTGCTGGAGAACAAGGGAATCGGTCGTTTCGTGCCGGAGATCTCGATGGACGAGACCGACTCACCGCAGACGCCTGTCGAACTGCTCATCATCCTGGCCGCGATCGCCGACGAGAAAATCGCCATCCAGACGATCGCGCCTAAGTTCACCGGACGTTTCAACAAGGGTGTCGACTACGTCGGCGATGTAGCGCAGTTCGCCAAGGAGTTCGAGGAAGATCTTGCCGCTATCGCCTTCGCGATCAAGACCTACGGCCTGCCCTCGAACCTGAAGCTCAGCGTCCACTCCGGGTCGGACAAATTCTCCATCTACAAATCCATCCACGCCGCCGTGACCAAGACCGGCGCAGGTGTTCACCTTAAGACCGCAGGAACCACGTGGCTCGAAGAGATCATCGGCCTCGCGGAGTCCGGCGGTGACGGTCTCGCCCTCGCAAAGGAGGTCTACGCCGAAGCCCACGCACACAGCGCCGAACTCTGCGCTCCTTACGCCACTGTCATCGACATCGATCCTGCTGCCTTACCGCTTCCTTCTAACGTCGAGACTTGGACCAGCGAGCAGTTCACCTCCGCGCTCCGCCACGACCAGTCCAACCCGGCTTACAATCAGAGCTTCCGGCAGCTTCTCCACGTCGGATTCAAGGTCGCTGCGAAGATGGGCGACCGCTATCTGAAGACGCTTGAGGCAAACGAGGAGATCGTGGCGAAGAACGTCACCACCAACCTCTTCGACCGGCATATCAAGCCAGTCTTTCTGGGTTCTAAGGACTGA
- a CDS encoding Uma2 family endonuclease, giving the protein MSEIEERAKDYLAMGVPMVWIVDPLRRTAFVSDESGQRQVAEELTVPGTEIRVTVAEVFAELDELEAQR; this is encoded by the coding sequence ATGAGCGAGATCGAGGAGCGCGCGAAGGACTACCTCGCGATGGGCGTGCCGATGGTGTGGATCGTCGATCCCCTGCGGCGGACCGCCTTCGTCTCCGACGAGAGTGGGCAGCGGCAGGTGGCAGAAGAGCTTACGGTCCCGGGAACGGAGATTCGGGTGACGGTGGCAGAGGTGTTTGCGGAGTTGGATGAGTTGGAAGCGCAGAGGTAG
- a CDS encoding DUF885 family protein, with translation MPLSRRSVALLVLVFFTSILNAPSARADAQPAGYAELVKLFEGWRSFERPAMNSMLPDYSARAMAAKADALPEWQKRLAAVDVTGWPIEKINDYKLVQAEMNGFDFNLRVLRPWARDPAFYVSVWAVRSDCPLREGPLAYDAIDLYTYKFPLSQADQKTLTTRMEAIPALLSEAKTNLKDSNARDLWVWGEQELRDQAATLTSLEAGTLTVTTLEGSQHADLNGTSPELQAAVVSAHKATDDFIEWLAKLAPQKAGPSGVGKENYNWYEKNVHLIPFTWEDQVVLLHHELERAQAALRLEELNNQNLPPLDPVTDAASYDKMSRARLDKFIKFITTKPIIPDKPYIRGALEPQLGHYVPEDKRIFFTRVTHREPMLLMSHEYHWIDLARMRDEPNPDPIRRVAPLSNIWDTRAEGFATAFEEIVMHAGLYDDNPRAKELVWMMLANRAARGLAALYVQSNDFTLEQAGKFHSAWTPRGWAVAGDSLTTFEQLLYLRQPGYGASYVTGKILFDRLMTEYSRQQEIAGKPFVMRDFMDRFNNEGMIPVPLMEDEMIVKEAREP, from the coding sequence GTGCCTCTTTCACGCCGCTCTGTAGCCCTTCTCGTCCTCGTCTTCTTTACGTCGATCTTGAACGCGCCTTCCGCTAGAGCAGATGCGCAGCCAGCTGGATACGCGGAGCTGGTGAAGTTGTTTGAAGGCTGGCGCTCGTTTGAGCGCCCCGCGATGAACAGCATGCTTCCGGACTACAGCGCAAGAGCGATGGCCGCGAAGGCGGATGCCCTGCCAGAGTGGCAGAAGCGGCTTGCGGCAGTCGACGTGACCGGCTGGCCCATCGAGAAGATCAACGACTACAAGCTCGTCCAAGCGGAGATGAACGGCTTCGACTTCAATCTGCGCGTTCTCCGCCCCTGGGCCCGCGACCCCGCGTTCTACGTCAGTGTGTGGGCCGTCCGCAGTGATTGCCCTCTGCGCGAAGGGCCGCTTGCGTATGATGCGATCGACCTCTACACCTACAAGTTCCCGCTGTCACAAGCAGACCAGAAGACCCTGACCACGCGCATGGAAGCCATCCCTGCGCTGCTCTCCGAGGCGAAGACAAATCTGAAGGACAGCAACGCACGCGACCTCTGGGTGTGGGGAGAGCAGGAACTGCGCGACCAGGCCGCCACGCTTACATCGCTTGAAGCGGGAACATTGACCGTGACCACGCTTGAAGGCAGTCAACATGCCGACCTGAACGGCACCTCGCCCGAGCTTCAGGCCGCAGTTGTCAGCGCCCATAAGGCTACAGATGACTTTATCGAATGGCTGGCCAAGCTGGCCCCGCAGAAGGCTGGCCCCTCTGGCGTAGGCAAGGAGAACTACAACTGGTACGAGAAGAACGTCCACCTCATACCCTTCACCTGGGAGGACCAGGTCGTCCTTCTGCACCACGAACTGGAGCGGGCCCAGGCCGCCCTTCGCCTCGAAGAGCTGAACAACCAGAACCTTCCTCCTCTCGATCCCGTCACCGACGCTGCCAGCTACGACAAGATGAGCCGGGCCCGGCTCGACAAGTTCATCAAGTTCATCACCACGAAGCCCATCATTCCGGACAAGCCCTACATCCGAGGCGCGCTCGAACCGCAACTCGGCCACTATGTTCCCGAAGACAAGCGCATCTTCTTCACCCGCGTCACGCACCGCGAGCCCATGCTCCTCATGTCGCACGAGTACCACTGGATCGACCTCGCCCGCATGCGCGACGAGCCCAATCCTGATCCAATCCGGCGCGTCGCTCCGCTCTCGAACATCTGGGACACCCGCGCCGAGGGCTTTGCCACCGCCTTCGAGGAGATCGTCATGCACGCCGGTCTCTATGACGACAATCCGCGCGCCAAGGAGCTCGTCTGGATGATGCTGGCGAACCGCGCTGCCCGTGGCCTCGCCGCGCTCTACGTCCAATCGAATGACTTCACCCTCGAGCAGGCAGGCAAGTTCCACTCTGCGTGGACACCCAGGGGATGGGCGGTCGCGGGCGATTCACTGACGACCTTCGAACAGCTGCTCTATCTCCGCCAGCCCGGATACGGCGCCAGTTACGTGACGGGCAAGATCCTCTTCGATCGCCTGATGACCGAGTACTCGCGCCAGCAGGAGATCGCCGGCAAGCCCTTCGTCATGCGCGACTTCATGGACCGCTTCAACAACGAAGGCATGATCCCGGTCCCTTTGATGGAAGACGAGATGATCGTCAAGGAAGCCCGGGAACCATAG
- a CDS encoding type II toxin-antitoxin system VapC family toxin: MKLLLDTHLLIWASSRSKLLSKSASELITDPANEVIFSSISIWEVAIKRGLERPDFDVEPRVLRRGLLAHGYGELAFTSDHAFAVSSLPLLHKDPFDRALMAQAMSEGLVLLTSDKALEGYSGVVRKV; encoded by the coding sequence TTGAAGCTGCTCCTGGACACACACCTTCTGATCTGGGCTTCGTCCCGGTCCAAGCTTTTGTCGAAATCGGCGAGTGAATTGATCACTGACCCTGCGAACGAGGTGATCTTCAGCTCGATCAGCATCTGGGAGGTCGCCATCAAGCGCGGGCTTGAGCGCCCGGACTTTGATGTCGAACCAAGAGTGTTGCGGCGGGGACTCCTGGCTCATGGCTATGGCGAACTGGCATTTACGAGCGATCATGCCTTCGCGGTCAGCTCCTTGCCCCTTTTGCACAAGGACCCGTTCGACCGCGCGCTGATGGCTCAGGCGATGAGTGAGGGGCTCGTCTTGTTGACTTCAGACAAGGCACTGGAAGGATATTCGGGCGTGGTGCGTAAGGTGTAG